Genomic window (Ictalurus furcatus strain D&B chromosome 26, Billie_1.0, whole genome shotgun sequence):
cagtttttgcagtgtagcagggtgtattatcctgctgaaagaggacactgacattagggaataccactgCCATGAAGacgtgtacttggtctgcagcaatgtataggtaggtggtatgtgtcaaagtaacatccacatgaatgccaagacccgaggtttcccagcaaaacattccccagagcatcacacttcctccaccggtttgccttcttcccatagtgcatcctggtgccatctcttacTCAGGTAAGcgactcacacacacctgaccatccacacaatgtaaaaaaaaacgtgatttatcagaccaggcaatcttcttccattgctccatggtccagttctgatgctcacatgcccattgtaggtgtttcggtggtggacaggggtcagcatgggcactctgactggtctgcagctacgcagctccatacgcagcaaaCTGTgatactgtgtgttctgactcctatCTATTAGAGCCATCAtcaactttttcagcaatttgtgctacagtagctcctcTGTGGCATCGGATCTGTCGGGCTAGCCTGCACTCCTCACagacatcaatgagccttgtgCACCCAtgatatgtaataaatgtaagaGAAATGTACAATGTATATACCCAGACTCTCCATGGATAATATACAatgtatatacagatatataaagATGACCTAGGGAATAAACTATGAACCTACAATTATATAGAGATaatacagaatatacagtatagagcTGCAGGATGATTACAGGCACTAAAACGTCATTGGCCTAACGGTGTAGTGTTCAGCAGGGTAATGGCTGTGGGGAAGAAGCTGGCACTGAAATGGctggtttgatttatttatttaaaaaaaaaattatttacatttttagtaaattggcaaaataaatgttttaatgtgttgaacttagttttttttgggggggggggcggtgggAGATAACATAACTTCAAAACGAcactctgttttgtttgttaattattCTAAAGCTTGTTATTAATCACAGTGAGAATGCACTAATGACACTTACCCTTTGTTCCATATCCTGCCCTACTTCCTAATCTCTTCATCAGCAaagtgcattctgggtattTTGCACCCTCTAGGGACATCAACCCTAAGCAGTGCTTTGTGCAAAAATTGCGCATCTCCAATATATACATTTTGCTTACACGactaaaaaaataactaaaaaaatgCACTGTATAGTAGGTTAGACAATGTGAGATTTCATTCAGACAGGAGGACGGAGTGGGCGTGTCCCATGCGTTTCTTTGTCCAACGGCTGACCTGTCTATAATCTTGCATAACTTCCGGTTTGAGCAACGACAATCCCGGCGCTCATTGGATCGCGCGATGTTGGTCGAGCACTCTGATTTGGCGTTGAATCTGTCAGTTATATCGGATGACAACGAGTTCAAACTGCAGGCAAAATGAAGCATTACGAGGTAAGATCGTTTCTGCAAATGATCAGactttcatcattttttttgttttgtttttaaatgatgataaaGGCGTGTGTTGTTAATAGAGGTATTTTTTTAGTCAAATGTGTAATTTGGTGACGCAGGGCAGACGGTGAAGGACAGATTAGACTCCACTTAATTGATTGGACAATACTCGCACATGAATAAATCGTTATAGAAGATTTATAATGGAAAATCATTGGGTTAATGGAGatggtgatggagatgttagcaGTGACTCGTGTGATTCAGCCTCGTTATAATGTAGCATTTAATTGTATTGCTTTGTAACACTCAATGGGCGTTTATGGTATGACAGGTTCATGTATAGCCCACACTAATATTATCATAAAAAGGCATGGTTTTGATTAGTCATTGTAACCTAGTAAACGAGTCTATGGACCACAACAGCTACTGAAGGTTTATATTATGAATTAATGCACCAAGCGACCATGCGGACGCTGTCAGACTCCCGGAAGTTgggtattattttttttttatacaaagaACCCAAATAAACTTGTCACATCAAACTAGTTTAACTTGAACCAACTGGTTCATAGACACAATCCCCGTACGACACGCATGAACCAGATATTAGCCATATAAACCATTTAAACGACACGTTTCTgaatgaaatgtgtttttttagaGACGTTAATCCAAAGTAACCACGTGGTGGAGCCAAAGAATCAAGCATAAATAAGCGAACTGGCAAAACTGGTCTCATTCCAGAAAAAAGGACTTTCACCAACACAAAGATATGTATGGAAAATCCAGCTAGAgagtaaaatgaaagaaatatggGCTGATTTTAATCTAATACGTCCCAATGTGTAGACCAGATTCTCCTGACCTGAGGCTGATTCAATGCAGCAGACGTAGAGAAGTTCACTAATATCTCACctggtttattattttagaataCCAAATATTGTGATCAAGATTAAAATCAGATTCTTTGCCTATACCTAGTTATGCGATTGTGACGTATTTAAAACCCACCCAATCAGTGGTTCAAATTTAGCCTGTTATTTTATTCTAaacagatttgtgtgtgtgtgtgtgtgtgtgtgtatgtgtgtatgtgtgtgtgagtgaatgctGCATGCCATATAAATCAAGGGTGGGCATGAATCATCATCAACTCTAATCCAGACCCAGAAATGTGGAGCAGCTGATATCAGACAGGATGATCAGACAACACCATGTTTATTGATTAGATGTTGCAGTGCTAATAAAATTGTGGTAATGATTAACAAGCAATATAACTGTGCAGCACTGTTTAAGAGTTATTATGACAAGCTTAAAGCTGATCCCCTGTCTgcgcactgtgtgtgtgtgtgtgtgtgtgtgtgtgtgtgtgtgtgtgtgtgtgtgtgtgtgtttttcattgCCAGTAGGCAGGTTATAATTAGCACTGGTTGCATTTATAAGGGGGAGGTGTTAGTGGGAGCAAGgacatttttttacattacctcttgaggtgtgtgtgtttgcataagcATCAAGCACCATAACTGCTATCATATTTTCACACCTGGTAAACTTATCGTGTCATAGAGGAACAGGTCTTAAGCTTTTTGTGGCCAGGGATCCTGTCAGTGTAAAATCACAAATATCCACAGTGACTGCAGCacggatttattttatgaattgaATCGAATCTGAATTATAAAGGAGTTTTATTCAAGAACTTCATACTCTCAGAACCCAAACCTGTGTTAAACTGTACATTAAAAAGTCTATATCATATTAACAGCACTTTAATAtcagttttattaaaatttaagTTACAGAAGGGAGAAGCATGTATGGTTCAGGCTTAGCAGTTAACATTTTTGATCTGTTGCTACGGAAAGCAAGGGAGCTATCTGAAAATGAAGCTTTTCTGGGTTGTTTTTCTTCAAGAAAATGGGTCAAAAAAAGTGGTCAGagcaaatgcaaataaaattcacCCAGAAGAACAGTttattcactgaaggggaaggGACACAGGCTGTGAAAAACACGTAGCGTTCTCTTTGTGCCAAGTTTATCTAGGAGAACTTTGACTTTGAGCGTGTGAGTcaatagaaaagaaaagggcAGGATGAACTGCAGAGTGGACACGGACTGATGTTCGTTTTATagcaattacaaaaataaataaaaaatcctacAGTCAGTTGGTCCACAGATTTCTGCAGTTGATCAATTCAGCCAGTTCTCTAAGTGTTTagtggataattaagggttatTATCTTCCAAAAAGGGTTATACTTGGAAAACGTACTGATAGGTAAACTCTCTGTTTTGGGTACCACACACAACCTTTAAGAGAGGCTTCCACATTTATAAGAGTGTACACGATATATGTTGCGATATTTAGCTTCACTCAGGTTTACTGACGGACATCTAAACAGCCATgctacataattaaaaaaaaatatatagaccacaataaaacaaaatggttTGGTATTGCAAAGACCAATATTACTATTGTGTAGCCCCATCAGAGAAGTACCAAATATACCAAACAATACTCTTAGAGAAGCATGTTGTCATGTTATCTTTGGTGAAATCGATATATCATATCTTCATATCAACCGGCCCTAGTTTGCAGGGTGTTATTAGCTTCAGGGTGTGTGCTGGGGTTGCTGGAATAAAGTTAGTACCCTAATGAGGtagggggagagaaagacaggtggGTGGAGTCAGAGAGATTTCCCCAACTGGCTGGCTATCTTTTTAGAGGGAAAGAAGAGAGGGCAGGGTGGAGGAGGGATGGCAttgggggagagacagagaggtttTCCCAGCTCTCCTTTTACAGGgtgtgcgagagagaggggATGGCTGCGGGGGAGAGATagaggcagatagacagatttCCTCTGGCAGGGAGATagaaaacacaaagaaacaagACCGagtatacagagagagagagagagagagagagagagagagaatggacaCCTTGGCATTAGAGGCCACTCAACCCAAACGGGCTCCGAATGCCTCCACAGTCAGTGGCCTCCCAGGGCCGGTGCCGGGCAAACGCAAGCCCACCAAAAAAGCTAAAAAAGCTGTTGTCTTTTTCGAGGTGGAGATTTTGGATGCCAAGACCAAGGACAAGCTCTGCTTCTTGGACAAGGTAAGAgcaatattaatgaataaaattattcaTAATTATTCAGTTCTGCATTGTTAATTCTGATCCAACGACCTGGCAGCTCGGTGTGTAGCAGTGCATGTTCTCTCGGTTAAATATAACGCAGCTACTTTTGGGGCTCAGCGCTATCTATAGCATGCTAACGTGAGTTTTGAGGAACGACTGGTGCTCTGCATCATGTTGTCGTGTTCCTGTGGACACTGCAGCAGCCGGGAGCCTGGACACTTGTCAGGGTTAATACTGAACGTTTAATAAAGGGTCAAACGTCACAAAGACTGGGAGTCTCCATCTTCACATATGTCATTTAGCCATATGTCAAGTGTACAGTAGAACTTCTGAACACTAACTCCAAACTTCTGAACACTAACTCCAAACTTCCGAACACTAACTCCAAACTTCCGAACACTAACTCCAAACTTCCGAACACTAACTCCAAACTTCTCTACAGTAGCTCCAAACTTCTGAACACTAACTCCAAACTTCTCTACAGTAGCTCCAAACTTCTGAACACTAACTCCAAACTTCTCTACAGTAGCTCCAAACTTCTGAACACTAACTCCAAACTTCTCTACAGTAACTCCAAACTTCTCTACAGTAACTCCAAAGCTTTGAACAGCAACTCTaacctttttttaaccttttcagAAGTTTCCAAACATCTGAACAGTAATGTCGCAACAGAGACGGTAGTGTACGAGTGCAGCAACAAAAATATGTTCATCAGACTCGACGTACTAGTCTATTTTTGTGACGCAGTGGGATTCTGGGATCAGGTGCTCTTTGTCAGGGATCCCTCCAGGTGAAAGATCATGTATGACACACACCTCTAAGTCCAAAAACGAGCAAATCGTACATGCTAACTcttttgtagtgtgtgtggagAATTGTGACACACTTAGTGTCCACTAACAATGCCCAGAATGAATCTCTgtactgtacgtgtgtgtgtgtgagtgtttcaGCTGTGGTACTAACACTTTGGTGTGGCTGTACTGCACAGCTTCTCACACTAGCATGTGTTTATAGTGTACTTGAGCGAATAGGATCCATGTGGGATGGTGTAGATTGCAGCTCCAGTGCCATGACACGGATGTCACACTTTTAGGACATGTGCAGcgcctggtgtgtgtgttgtgtctagGAATGTCAGCTGTTCCAAACACCCACTGTCTGGGAACACCAGGGATAGAGGCTAAATATACAGCTAATTTGTcaaacatgtacacatacagtatacacacacacagacagatggagTGTGTAGAAAATggagtgtttatttgtgtgtgttcgtgATGAACAGGTGGAGCCCAATGCAACCATTGGAGAGATCAAGTCGATGTTCCATAAGAGCCGTGAGTAAACTAACAGACTTTTAGCTAAGTGCTACGGTAATTAAAataagaatttcactgttgaGTTCAAATTAAATAACTACTCTGTGATAACTGTTATAGTGTTATACATGATAgtttttgttcgtttttttttttacatttgaatattacatttacataagtaggatttttaaaagaatatttttcaGTTCTGTGCAGTCGTtgtgcgttcaagtcactttggtcaGAGCAAGATGGCAGTGTACCTTCTCtaaattaactacaaaaaaatacagcaaggtttttttttttttattctagaaaataaagaacaggtgtgttctgcttttttatgtttttaatcaattgatGAAGCCTCTGTAAACTTTATcgttactgtatattatatcgTAATTGTAAAATGCTGTCATATTTTGTACAGgcaattagcttgttttatagtaaataaaaagccttgctgcataaaccaaacacataaCCGAACTCAGCTTCTGAGACGAGTAAACATTCAATCTCGACAAATTTACCGTCGACTACAGACGTTGCATCCATCCATTGATTCCACATTGATGTTTTCTTACCGACACGCCCAGCCCAACTCGGACACTCTGAGTTCAAAGAAAATCCAGAGTTTCCCCAGTTGTAAATACGACTTTGCGGTGGCGTTCGGGTGCGTTCgactcgtaaatacgatctttccgacatgacttgaacgcaccatTTGTGTACTTTTTTGTACTTCAAACTGTAGCTAGCTTGACAAGATAAGTCTCGATGCAACTAAAAGGCAGAAATTAATCGCTAAGATACGACAATAGCCCATTCATTCTGTATGCATTATGCATTAACCTCATAACTATCGTGTGAATCTAAAGATACAAAACTTTAACACCGAACATGTATTGGCCGATCACTTATAATCGAGGAGATGTGGGAGGTTTGTGTAGATTTGATGGTTTGCTTAGCTAATGCATCATATGTATAAACTACTGGATATCATGTAATAAAAGCGGTTATGCTAAGCAGTGTGTTAAACTAaagaaatctaaaaataaataaataaatagatcagATGAAGTGTCAGATCAGCTGGTTGATTGATGGACTTTATtatcatgtttgtgtgtttgttacaGACCCACAGTTCTATCCCGCCAGACAGTCCATCCGTCTCGACCCCAGTGAGTACTTTCCTCACAGTTAGTCACAGTTCTTTCCAGATGTTTACCCTTTACGTATTTATCCAATGACCTTTTgggtatataataaataatccatGCTAGGGTGGTGTGATATAGCATTTAAGACTtttgtctgccaaataccaaaAGTGTCAGTGTAATTGAGTAAAGAGCAACACATTGTGTATTTTAACCGCTGATCGTTaggatttaatgttgtggaacatccataagaaaagttagttcctgttatcgctgtGTATATTTTCCTTGTGCTATAAACAGTGATTTAAAGCTTTAATTTACGAAAACATAGTACATGTGAAAGTGACGTGAAACTGTTGCTTATTTTCGTATTAAATTTGTCTCCTTAACGTTTCGGTTTGTGATTTGTGGAACCGGGACGCCAGTGTTGGGTGAAAAACGAACTACGTGTGTATTCAGATTGAACATATTTCCAATCAGAGTCGGATACAGTCGAGAAACTACACACGCATCTGATTGCTGTTACTTTTTATGGATCGTTAATCACAGGCTGTCCATTTGCAGGAGTCAGTTCCTGAAGGGAGAGATGTGtgggggaacaaaaaaaaaatcagactttCATTACTACATGTAAAGAGGCtctttatgattatgattattccTCATTCTGGAAGCGAGAGAAGTCATTAAGTTTCACGTTCCTCGTTCGGCTTTGTACTTTTTATTAAAGCACTACAAAATTATTCTACGCTCAGTTCTGTAGAAATGAAAAAGCGGTACTGTTAAACGACAAGTCGTTCGGaagattacattactgattacacgAGTGGTGAGTGCTGCTGATTGgcttattttatttgatctgaCAAAAGCGGAAAATAGTCAACTATTTATTACAACGGCGTATTAGACAATGTATCAATAGACACAATCACACTAGGTTTTGAGGTGCAGATTGtgctcgagtgtgtgtgtgagagagagagatatggtgTACTGATGCATTGTGGAATTGTTGATGCAGAAGGAAAATCTCTGAAGGATGAAGACGTGCTGCAGCACTTGCCTGTGGGAACCACGGCAACCTTCTACTTCAGAGACCTGGGAGCCCAAATCAGCTGGGTCacggtaatacacacacacacacacacacacacacacacacacacacacacacacacacacacacagtctcacctTACACatttccatacacacacactctcataagGCAGATGTGTATAATTCTTCCAGAGACTCTGCTAATTTTATTTTCGCCCTAAATGTCACAAAGAGCCACCTACTTTTACAGGACGAGACGGTTTGATTGACACAGTACACGACCGATTCTGTTTACTCACAGATGACCGTTGCAAACCGAACACTCTGACCTCTTTTGGAGTGAACTTTATTCACTTTCCTCACTACATCTTGGTCTGGAAAGTTCACTGGGTCACAGTGTTTGCGTTCTACCAATGTGCAGAGAAGAAACCACACCACAAACTTCAAGATTCTGACATTTGTGACCAACCAAGTgtagattacacacacacacacacacacacacacacacacacacacatttattcacacactTGATGGTCCATAGCTGGGAGAGTGTGAGGATTAGGTGGTGCTGTACTCAGGGTGTTTATTAATAACTGTTCAACACAGCTACGATAACGCACTGACAGACACCCTGGctcttacgtgtgtgtgtgtgtgtgtgtgtgcgtgtgtgtgtgcgtgtgtgtgtgtatagtgatTATTACTGACACGCTCACACAACAGCACGCTATTTAAATGTCCTGATTTCACTGAGTGACTGATGTCCACGGGTCAGTAAAGGCGGAGCTTAAGTTACATCTCGCACATACTTTAGAGTCAAGTCCAAAAGTTTGCGcagttttgtgttgattttgttttggattgttgcCTTGTTAAGTGATTCACCcatatttacctttttttttttaatgaacttttttaattaaacttctTGGAATTCTGtatgtcccccccccctttttttttcttacactaCAATATTctacaattaaattttttatttctttcctaaACATGCTGGATGCAAACTCcacttttgcactcagctgtattagcctctttattattattattattattattattattattattatttcttcagtGAAAAATCAATGAAATGGTTTAGCTGGctgatttagctagctagctacataaCATAACCTTATTCAGATATCTAGTTAGTTAAGCTGAATTGAAACATGAAACTGTCCTGTGAGTCATATCTGAGGTTCAGTTGTTAGTTAAACATTAAACTGTGTAATTATTAGCAGTAGGCACGTACACtatctggctagctagctaatgttaggtGAAATATTATGGTGCTGTCGCGTGATTGGTTGATCAAATTGAACATAAGCTCCGCCCTTGTTAATTCGGGgctaaaaaaaacttaaatgtTGTATTAATATATTGAAAAGTATTACTATATATCTGTATGGACAACAGTGCAAATACAAATTAGTACTGTAACGTATCGTCTCCCCACAGAATGCTGTTTCCACAActgtgtctgtttttctttatttctcaggTGTTTTTGACAGAATACGCCGGcccactgatcatctacctgatGTTTTATTTCCGTGTGCCGTTTATTTACCAGCCCAAATACGACTTCACCACGAGCAAGCACTGGGTTGTACAGTGAGTTACACTTTACAAACATTCTCATTCTCAAACTAGGGGCTTACAAACCTTTCTTACTGAAGacaggttattaaaaaaaattagagtcCAAGTCCGcagactttttaaataataaaaacgcaGATATAATTTGCAGGGATCCTCGATTTTCACCGTTGTATTTAACTGAGCAGCTTCATGGGCAggttttaaactgttttatctGTCTGCTTGATTGAACACTACTGCGTAAAGACTACAGAGGTCCCTCACTGGTTATACTCCCAAAGGCCAAACTCGGCATTGAGTTTGTGATGTCActctccacagtagtggttaatgacgcgtatgaaagtagacactcatgGTTTTAAGAATTCGCagttttcatatttttgtttgtttgttttaaacctaGCCTACTCAcactgctcaccagcagctaaacatagccacgatactctacacacagaaacccaacagcgtCTTGATTTAATCTCATAACAGACTTGCAATAAAACAATTCATtagtttatactgattgaaaatgtccgatgaGTCAATTCCCATTCCACTGGCAGAATGGAGTGGCATTGTACTGCCAGAGagggtttttatatatataatataatattatatataaaaacctaTTCCCTTACTATTTTCCACTTCTTTGCATTTCATATCTGCAATTCTAAGTCTGTAGAATTAACCTCATTGTAGCTGGAgataaaataaagtgaaacaaTACACAATACTGCTGGTTAAGACTATTTTTCCTCACACATTAGGAATTTTgctaataaaatgataaataaacaaacaagaagtTTGTTTTGTAAATGGTTGATACTGAACTGTTACTTTTCAAAATGAGGAgctcctatttatttatttatttatttatttatttatttatttgatggcGACACCTTGTGTTCAAACCAGGGACTTATCATTCTAAACTTTTTTAAGTCTTCAGTTTAGATTTTTACTGATACAGAGACataccttgtgtgtgtgtgtgtgtgtgtgtgtgtgtgtgtgtgtgtgtgtgtgtgtgtgtactcaacTATCCATCACTGTAATGAAATTTTAAAAGCTAaagggctgatgggtaatgcaGTTCTCCTGTGCTGTAGCTTGGCTTGTATGTGCCACTCCTTCCACTACGTCAAGAGACTCCTAGAGACACTGTTCGTCCACCGCTTTTCTCACGGGATGATGCCTCTACGCAATATCTTtaaggtgaacacacacacatacaccaccattgttaaaaaaaaaaaaaaacccaaacagttTATTAACATTACTTAAGCTAGTCAGTTACCGACACACAGCACTGTTCTACTGTTATCCAGCTAGTTGGTTAGCTTATTGGCATTATAAGTTACCTTTCTAATTTCACTTGCTGAATGCCACCATGATTAATATCAAGCCAGCTAACACTAGG
Coding sequences:
- the tecrb gene encoding trans-2,3-enoyl-CoA reductase b isoform X2, with amino-acid sequence MKHYEVEILDAKTKDKLCFLDKVEPNATIGEIKSMFHKSHPQFYPARQSIRLDPKGKSLKDEDVLQHLPVGTTATFYFRDLGAQISWVTVFLTEYAGPLIIYLMFYFRVPFIYQPKYDFTTSKHWVVHLACMCHSFHYVKRLLETLFVHRFSHGMMPLRNIFKNCTYYWGFAAWMAYYINHPLYTPPTYGEQQVKVALIIFLFCQIGNFSIHIALRNLRPPGSKTRKIPYPTKNPFTWIFLLVSCPNYTYELGSWLGFTLMTQCLPVAFFTLVGFIQMTVWAKGKHRSYLKEFRDYPPLRSPILPFIL
- the tecrb gene encoding trans-2,3-enoyl-CoA reductase b isoform X1, giving the protein MDTLALEATQPKRAPNASTVSGLPGPVPGKRKPTKKAKKAVVFFEVEILDAKTKDKLCFLDKVEPNATIGEIKSMFHKSHPQFYPARQSIRLDPKGKSLKDEDVLQHLPVGTTATFYFRDLGAQISWVTVFLTEYAGPLIIYLMFYFRVPFIYQPKYDFTTSKHWVVHLACMCHSFHYVKRLLETLFVHRFSHGMMPLRNIFKNCTYYWGFAAWMAYYINHPLYTPPTYGEQQVKVALIIFLFCQIGNFSIHIALRNLRPPGSKTRKIPYPTKNPFTWIFLLVSCPNYTYELGSWLGFTLMTQCLPVAFFTLVGFIQMTVWAKGKHRSYLKEFRDYPPLRSPILPFIL